The sequence CATTTGTCAAGGCATCATTCTCAGTCAACCCAGCCAGGAAACATTTCGTTTACATGCATTGTCTGTAATTCATGCTCTTTTGACAATGAGAGGCATTTTTTTGAACATCTTGGTGGCCATCTAAAAAAATTTGAAACTGTGACATGTGTTTTTGAGGGTTGTGATTACAAGACCAACAAATATACAACATTCCACAGCCACAAGAGTAGAAAACACAACCCACATTTGTTGGAAGATTTCAAGACTAATGTTCTTTATCAACACCAAAACAACCCGGATGAAGAAAGTGATTTTGTTGAGGATGAAAACGACTGTGGCTTAGTCCTTGAGGAGGATGAGGACTTGAACAAAATTATTACTAAAAGAGTGGGGTTGCTCCTCCTGAAAATGGAGAACATTTTTAATGTCTCAAATTCATGCATTAATGAACTAGTAGAGGAATTTCATTTCCTTACAGCGTCTGCATCTGGCCCCGTCATTAAAGAGATCATTCTGAGTACTTTGAGAAAACATGGCTGTACATTTGAAGACTCAGTGATATCAGAACTGGTCAAAGACCTTTGCcagctaagccctgtctgtgctgcTTTACGAGTGGATGGGCCTTTCAGCAGTAAGTTCAGGAGAGAGCAATTTAGTAAGGAGCATCTCTCATCGATTGAACCAGTTGAGTACATACTTGATAGTACAGAGAAAAAATCATTTCAGTATATACCAATCCTCCCATTATTATCTCAACTTGTGAACAACAGCCACATTCAAAACAcaatattacaaaacaaaaagccaTCTGATGCCTCTTCTGGATACAAATCGTTTAATGATGGATCTTTACTAAgagaaaacagctttttatgtgaGGATGAACTTAAACTCCCACTCATATTATATATAGATGACTTTGAGATATGCAACCCTCTGGGAACATCCCGCAAGAAGCATAAAGTCACAGCAGTGTACTGGGTGTTCGCAGACATACATGCCACATTGAGATCTACACTGACTTCCATTTACTTAACCATTTTGTGCAAGGCAAATGATGTCAACCAGTATGGCTATGCAAAGGTTTTGGACCCACTGCTCAGAGATTTGAAGTCCTTTGAAGATGAAGGTATTTTTGTTTCAAGTCTGGGCAAAGTGGTCAAGGGCACTGTACTTGCTGTAGTCGCTGACAATCTTGGTGCTCACTCAATAGGTGGCTTTGTTGAAAGCTTTTCAGCTTCACATTTCTGTCGCTTTTGCATTGGAGAACGGTCACAGATCCAGGAGCATGAAGTAGGAGAAGGACTGTTTCCTCCACGGACTAAGTCCAACTATGCCATGCATGTCAAAGCAGCACTGTCTGATCCAGCAGAAGGTCACCACTGCGGAGTTAAAAGACAGTGTCCCATCTCAGACAGACTCAGTAAATTTCATGCTATATCAGGTTATCCCCCTGATGCTTTGCATGATTTGCTCGAAGGAATTGTACCTGTGGAAATATCACTCTGTCTTGATGTGTTAATCAGAAAGAAATACATCTCTCTTCAGGAGCTCAACCATTCCATACGTTGCTTTCCTTACAAATGGAGTGACAAAAGAAACTGTCCACAACCCATTGCCCCGCatttcaacttacgaaaaagcGTAGGAGGTAACGCACACGAAAACTGGTGTTTGTTGAGAATGATGCCACTCATGATTGGTGACAAAGTCCCAGAAGATGAGCCTGCTTGGGAGGTTTTGATGAACCTTAAAGATGTTGTGGAGCTTGTCATGGCTCCTCTCCACACAGATGAGACAATAGGATACATGCAAAGTAAGATCTCAGAACACCGTTACAGATATTTTGAAGTGTTCCCAGAGGAGAAAGTTCGACCAAAACACCACTTTCTCGAGCATTATCCATGGCTTACAACTGTTTATGGGCCACTGGTACATTTCTGGACTATGCGGTTTGAAGCCAAACATCGATTCTTTAAAAGGATTGTGAGGCAGACTGGGTGTTTTAGAAACATTCTCATGACAATGGCAAGAAAACACCAATCAATGATTGCGTATCATACCAACAATTGCAACAACCAAAGGCCAGCACTGTCAGTGTCCCAGAGGACTCTTGTGGCAGTTGATGTTCTTAAAGATGGCATTAAGGAGTCCTTTGCAAGGAAGTTCCCTGGGGAAGAGTTTGTGAACATGACAAATAAAGCAACCATTTTAGGCACAGACTATAATATTGGCATGGTGCTGCCGTTTGGCTCAACAGGAGGCCTACCTGACTTTGGAGAAATCCAGCAAATAATCATTGTGCGTGAAACTCCTGTCTTTGTTCTGAAATTGCTTAGTGGTTGGTATTGTGAACACCTGAGGAGTTTCAAAGTAGAGCCAACAGGAGAGACAGAAATCCTTAAACATTCTGAATTAAAAGAAACATACCCCTTGGCTGCATACAATGCAGCAGATGGCCGTATGGTGACCCTTAAACACTTCATTTGCACATAAGAGTAAGTGTAATGGGttgattttatttatgttgTCATATCAAATATGTGTGCACTTTTCAAGTAGATATTGAAACAATTACTTAACAGCTGTATGGCCAGGAATCctgtcttatttatttattgtaatgtttatttaacggGGACGATTGCCACAGAAAATGGGAAAATGTGATGCATACTTACTCTCCTTTTTTCTCCTCCTTTCCTCATCTACATCttcttaaaataataatgacaatcaaagattatttattgaaatttccACTGAACTAAATATCTGTTTATTGCTTTGGCAGAAGAATATTGAAGCAAACCTATGCAAGTAAGCTCATCAACTATTAATAACCTGTCTCAATTTCgtttctttctctgtctctacAGCTGAGGAAACACACACCAAACAACAATGGCGGTCCATTTAAGAGTCGTTTTAGAAGAACACAACATTCAAAAGCTGAAACTTCCAACAGGAATTCCAAATACAGTGGAAGATCTTGTTTCCATAGTTACTGAAACTTTTCAATTGCATGGGGAAATTGGACTACTATACCAAGACAAACACTTTGACAATGAGTTTTTCAGTGTCACCTCAACTGCTGACTTGTATGACAAGGCCACTGTTAAAGTGATCCTAAAAGAGCCGACGATAACCCTTGACCTACACCCAGTACTTGAATCATCTACATTGAGTTCAGTGAGCACCTATCCTGCAAGTACTACTGAAACGGACATCTGCCCTGCAGATCATGATGCATCCTCAGAGGTGTCAAACTATGCATCGTCAAGTTCCAGTGACACCATTATTCTCCCTGATTCATGTCGCTCTGCTGCATGGCCAGTGCCATTCCAAGTACCGGAGTTTTCCCGAGACCTAGAACTCATCCTCGCAGAGGCAAACAACTCATATGATGCCACTGGAAGACACTTCATGGATGCCagtgttaaatcagcaataatGCAAGAGCTTGCAAAAGTAATTTTTTCTTACACTGCTTACCCAACCAATCAGCAAATCCTCTCAGTGGCTGAAGCCTTGGTTTCTAAGTTTCCGTGTCTTAGGGAGCCGGGATCATTTGCAGGCTTATATGGCTGGCAGCAGCGCATAAAAAACAAGATGCACAATTACCGTGCCAAGCTAAGATCTCGAAAATAT comes from Chanodichthys erythropterus isolate Z2021 chromosome 22, ASM2448905v1, whole genome shotgun sequence and encodes:
- the LOC137013250 gene encoding uncharacterized protein isoform X2 — translated: MAVHLRVVLEEHNIQKLKLPTGIPNTVEDLVSIVTETFQLHGEIGLLYQDKHFDNEFFSVTSTADLYDKATVKVILKEPTITLDLHPVLESSTLSSVSTYPASTTETDICPADHDASSEVSNYASSSSSDTIILPDSCRSAAWPVPFQVPEFSRDLELILAEANNSYDATGRHFMDASVKSAIMQELAKVIFSYTAYPTNQQILSVAEALVSKFPCLREPGSFAGLYGWQQRIKNKMHNYRAKLRSRKYSYPEIEINTLKRKHPGDAVPSKNIKKPKKAEVNYLPPHPTGESQETLEKERLELIFEITKKNNAKIIADKMNKTFSSRRVEVVSLSPSVGVFKERWPALFTEAQIKEEFRRITTVSLEETFMRKLDEYTPGLLRLMRAKGGAAGCKMRPLLDTLNDTQNIEKKRDAVVCCLINYLGERQEDLFHDCQV